The DNA window CAGCAACTGCTGCACGAAGCCGCGCAGCTGCCTGCGCCGCGTCGGCGTCAGTGCCACCTCGTCACAGGCCGCCAGCAGTTCCCCGCCGTGCTGCCACAGTTCCTCGCGGGGGTAATCCAGCAGCACCCCCACCAGCTTCAGAACGCTCATCAGACCACCTCCTTGCGGCGGTGGTTGGGCCCGTTGTTCACCACGAAGCTGGTGCTCTTGCGCTGCCCGAACAGGTCGGCCGGGCTGTCGCCGTTGCAGCCGTTGCCGAAGGTGAAGCCGCAGCCGCCGCGTTCGCCGAACGCGTCGTTGGCGTACTCGCGGTGAGCGCTGGGAATCACGAAACGGTCCTCGTAGTTGGCAATGGCCAGGTAGCGGTACATCTCTTCAACCTGGGCCACGGTCAGTCCGGCCTGGTCCAGCACAGCGGTGTCCTCAACGCCGTCCACGTTCTTGGCCCGGCGCCAGGCGCGCATCGCCATCAGGCGTTCCAGCGCACGCACCACCGGTGCCTCGTCACCGGCCGTCAGCATGTTGGCCAGGTAGCGCACCGGAATGCGCAGCGAGGCCACGTCCGGCAACTCGCCACTCATGCCGATGCGGCCACGTTCGGCGGCCGACTGGATCGGCGACAACGGCGGCACATACCAGACCATCGGCAGCGTGCGGTACTCCGGGTGCAGCGGCAGGGCTAGCTTCCAGTCGATGGCCATCTTGTAGACCGGCGACTGCTTGGCCGATTCCAGCCAGCTGTCCGGAATGCCTTCCGCACGTGCGGCGGCAATCACCGCCGGGTCATGCGGGTCCAGGAAGATGTCCAGGTGGGCCTGGTACAGATCCTTTTCGGCGGCCACCGATGCGGCCTCGGCAATGCGGTCGGCGTCGTACAGCATCACGCCCAGGTAGCGGATGCGGCCGACACAGGTTTCCGAACAGATCGTCGGCTCACCCATCTCGATGCGCGGGTAGCAGAAGATGCACTTCTCAGACTTGCCGCTCTTCCAGTTGTAATAGATCTTCTTGTACGGGCATGCCGACACGCACATGCGCCAGCCACGGCACTTGTCCTGGTCGATCAGCACGATGCCGTCTTCTTCGCGCTTGTAGATCGCGCCCGATGGGCACGCCGACACGCACGCCGGGTTCAGGCAGTGCTCGCACAGGCGCGGCAGGTACATCATGAAGGTCTTTTCGAAGGCGCCGTAGATCTCCTTCTGCACTTCATTGAAGTTGTAGTCTCGCGAGCGCTTGCTGAACTCCGAGCCCAGGATCTCCTCCCAGTTCGGGCCCCACTCGATCTTCTGCATGCGCTCGCCACTGATCAGCGAGCGCGGCCTTGCGGTCGGCTGGTGCTGGCTGTCCTTGGCGGTGTGCAGGTTCTGGTAGTCGAAGTCAAACGGCTCGTAGTAATCGTCGATCTGCGGCAGGTCCGGGTTGGCGAAGATCTTGGCCAGCATCCGCCAGCGACCGCCAGCGCGTGGCACCAGCTTGCCGCTGCCGGTACGCACCCAGCCGCCGTTCCACTTCTCCTGGTTTTCCCATTCCTTCGGATAGCCGATGCCCGGCTTGGTTTCAACGTTGTTGAACCAGGCGTACTCGACACCCTCGCGCGAGGTCCAGACGTTCTTGCAGGTGATCGAGCAGGTGTGGCAGCCGATGCACTTGTCCAGGTTCAGCACCATCGCGATCTGTGCA is part of the Stenotrophomonas lactitubi genome and encodes:
- the narH gene encoding nitrate reductase subunit beta — translated: MKVRAQIAMVLNLDKCIGCHTCSITCKNVWTSREGVEYAWFNNVETKPGIGYPKEWENQEKWNGGWVRTGSGKLVPRAGGRWRMLAKIFANPDLPQIDDYYEPFDFDYQNLHTAKDSQHQPTARPRSLISGERMQKIEWGPNWEEILGSEFSKRSRDYNFNEVQKEIYGAFEKTFMMYLPRLCEHCLNPACVSACPSGAIYKREEDGIVLIDQDKCRGWRMCVSACPYKKIYYNWKSGKSEKCIFCYPRIEMGEPTICSETCVGRIRYLGVMLYDADRIAEAASVAAEKDLYQAHLDIFLDPHDPAVIAAARAEGIPDSWLESAKQSPVYKMAIDWKLALPLHPEYRTLPMVWYVPPLSPIQSAAERGRIGMSGELPDVASLRIPVRYLANMLTAGDEAPVVRALERLMAMRAWRRAKNVDGVEDTAVLDQAGLTVAQVEEMYRYLAIANYEDRFVIPSAHREYANDAFGERGGCGFTFGNGCNGDSPADLFGQRKSTSFVVNNGPNHRRKEVV